One genomic segment of Fervidobacterium pennivorans includes these proteins:
- a CDS encoding branched-chain amino acid ABC transporter permease, producing MDISLFLQHLVNAISLGFVFGLVAVGYALVYGVVKLVNFAHGDVFMMAAYFMFYTSLIFGAPWLSAVILGIVLTSLLGVGIEKVAYKPLRKYPRINSLVSSIGMSFLLQNFAVVVFGGIQRSFPVPEPMKKTLVFGEIRVQAVSIYTIIFSIIVVLILTFILQKTKIGLAMRILSRDFDTARLMGINVNRTISFTFALGSALAAVSAVFWALRYPQIFPFMGQYPGSRAFIAAVVGGIGSLKGALIGGFVLGLLTVLIPAFFPEYSGYREAFIFLLLVLVLIFKPNGLFGQEVGEKV from the coding sequence ATGGATATAAGCTTGTTTTTACAACATCTTGTTAACGCTATTTCTCTTGGTTTCGTCTTCGGTTTGGTAGCTGTTGGATATGCTCTTGTCTATGGTGTTGTTAAGCTGGTTAATTTTGCACACGGTGATGTGTTCATGATGGCTGCTTATTTCATGTTTTACACTTCGCTCATATTCGGTGCACCATGGCTAAGTGCTGTTATATTAGGTATCGTTCTCACTTCATTATTGGGTGTTGGTATCGAGAAAGTTGCTTACAAACCTTTAAGAAAGTATCCAAGGATAAATTCACTTGTTTCATCGATAGGAATGTCCTTCTTACTGCAAAACTTCGCTGTTGTGGTTTTCGGAGGTATTCAAAGGTCATTTCCAGTTCCTGAACCGATGAAAAAAACACTTGTGTTTGGCGAAATAAGGGTTCAAGCAGTTTCAATTTACACTATCATCTTTTCCATTATAGTTGTGCTCATACTGACGTTCATATTACAAAAAACGAAAATAGGACTTGCCATGCGAATTCTCTCAAGAGATTTCGACACAGCCAGGCTAATGGGAATAAATGTAAACAGAACTATATCTTTCACTTTCGCTCTTGGTTCCGCTCTTGCTGCAGTCAGCGCCGTATTCTGGGCGCTCAGGTATCCCCAGATTTTCCCGTTTATGGGACAATATCCGGGCAGTAGAGCATTTATAGCTGCTGTGGTGGGTGGTATTGGTAGTCTTAAAGGAGCTCTTATCGGTGGTTTCGTCTTAGGCTTACTAACGGTTTTGATACCTGCTTTCTTCCCCGAATATTCTGGTTACCGAGAAGCGTTCATATTCTTGCTTTTGGTGCTTGTCTTAATTTTCAAACCAAATGGGCTCTTTGGTCAAGAGGTTGGTGAGAAAGTATGA